From the Oryza glaberrima chromosome 5, OglaRS2, whole genome shotgun sequence genome, one window contains:
- the LOC127772872 gene encoding gibberellin 2-beta-dioxygenase 3-like — translation MVAITAPSSIEHIPLVRCPKGANAGPQAVIPCIDLSAPGAAAAVADACRTLGFFKATNHGVPAGLADALESSAMAFFALPHQEKLDMSGPARPLGYGSKSIGSNGDVGWLEYLLLSAGAASSGGAALPAALRAAVEAYTGAVRGVGCRVMELMAEGLGLGASEEGRCVLRRMVVGCEGSDEMLRVNHYPPCLLPPGRDRDECGVTGFGEHTDPQIISVLRSNCTAGLQILLRGDYSSPARWVPVPPDPDSFFVNVGDSLQVLTNGRFRSVKHRVLAPEGEESRLSVIYFGGPAASQRIAPLEQVMREGEQSLYREFTWGEYKKAAYKTRLGDNRLGPYELQHAAANDEAATKK, via the exons ATGGTGGCGATCACGGCGCCGAGCTCCATCGAGCACATCCCGCTGGTGAGGTGCCCCAAGGGCGCCAATGCCGGGCCGCAAGCTGTCATCCCGTGCATCGACCTGTCGGcaccgggcgcggcggcggcggtggccgacgcGTGCCGCACCCTGGGGTTCTTCAAGGCGACCAACCACGGCGTCCCCGCGGGGCTCGCCGACGCGTTGGAGTCGAGCGCCATGGCGTTCTTCGCGCTCCCGCACCAGGAGAAGCTCGACATGTCCGGCCCCGCCCGGCCCCTCGGCTACGGCAGCAAGAGCATCGGGTCGAACGGCGACGTGGGGTGGCTGGAGTACCTCCTCCTctcggccggcgccgcctcgtccggcggcgcggcgctgccggcggcgctgagggcggcggtggaggcgtaCACGGGGGCGGTGAGGGGGGTGGGGTGCAGGGTGATGGAGCTGATGGCGGAGGGGCTGGGGCTGGGGGcgtcggaggaggggaggtgcgTGCTGCGGCGGATGGTGGTGGGGTGCGAGGGCAGCGACGAGATGCTGCGGGTGAACCACTACCCGCCGTGCCTCCTCCCGCCGGGCCGCGACCGGGACGAGTGCGGCGTGACGGGCTTCGGGGAGCACACGGACCCACAGATCATCTCCGTGCTCAGGTCCAACTGCACCGCGGGCCTCCAGATCCTCCTCCGCGGAGACTACTCCTCCCCTGCCCGCTGGGTCCCCGTGCCCCCCGACCCCGATTCCTTCTTCGTCAACGTCGGCGACTCCCTCCAA GTGTTGACGAATGGGAGGTTCAGGAGCGTGAAGCACAGGGTGTTGGcgccggagggggaggagtCGAGGCTGTCGGTGATCTACTTCGGCGGGCCAGCGGCGTCGCAGCGGATCGCGCCGCTGGAGCAGGTGATGCGGGAGGGGGAGCAGAGCCTGTACAGGGAGTTCACCTGGGGGGAGTACAAGAAGGCCGCCTACAAGACGCGCCTCGGCGACAACCGCCTCGGCCCCTACGAGCTGCAGCACGCCGCTGCCAACGATGAGGCCGCGACGAAGAAATAA